The following DNA comes from Alphaproteobacteria bacterium HT1-32.
GCCTCGTCGATCAGCATGATGGGGATTCCGTCGCGAATCGGAAAGGCAAGGCCGGTTTTACGGGCGATCAGTTCCGCTTTCTCCGCATCATATTCCAGCGGCTCATGGCTGCC
Coding sequences within:
- a CDS encoding Trm112 family protein, coding for MRVNAMSTGAAKSGVDPKLLEILVCPGSHEPLEYDAEKAELIARKTGLAFPIRDGIPIMLIDEARELTDAERNGR